The Algoriphagus sanaruensis genome window below encodes:
- the priA gene encoding replication restart helicase PriA, producing the protein MQNLFSDQDFFDPSSGNNFADIILPVPIPRMFTYKIPKNLQPQIQIGLRVIVQFGKKKVLTGIIGKVHNKPPQAYEAKPILDILDDQPSVNPLQIRFWFWMAEYYFCHIGEVMFASIPSGLRLSSESKIQANPNFDLETSKYPLDVREEKILEALEKKEELSYEDCEEILGVKTIHPILKSLVAKEAILIFEKVQEKYTPKVETRIRLKEEFVQSKGALEAIFEAVQGKPKQESILLKYLRDVPVFNKPKLNEKGVDKASLLEEGDSESSLKTLIKNGVFESFKHVVNRIDEEEAEREASLLSSTQQVAFDEIKTHFESKQSVLLHGVTGSGKTEIYIKLIQEVLESGSQVLMLLPEIALTTQIVGRLKQVFGSQMGVYHSKYSDNERVEVWNGVLSGRFPFVVGVRSSIFLPFDSLGLVIVDEEHEPSYKQFDPAPRFHARDAAIMLAYFHQAKTLLGSATPSFESYYNANQGKYGYVQLSHRFGDASLPEFFLSNISADRKKNLLKLDSTRLLREKIQHALDQQQQVIIFQNRRGYSPYVQCEDCSWTGQCVQCDVSLTYHQFAEELRCHYCGYKEKIPSSCPACGSTQLSTQGMGTERIEESLSLLFPEARMGRMDLDTTRSKYGYQRLLDEFAAGQIDILVGTQMITKGLDFGKVTVVGIWDGDRILNFPDFRAGERAYQQITQVAGRAGRRDIQGQVVIQSRNPDQELFQKVIQGDYFEFFRQEMIDRKKYYYPPFVKLVKITTRHADAKTAEKAAHALHYQMANVAVKKIVLGPEKGIIARIKNQYQYESLIKLDRQGATQSVFKENLARIIEELQSVPEFRSVRWVVDVDPS; encoded by the coding sequence GTGCAAAATCTCTTTTCTGATCAGGATTTTTTTGACCCAAGCAGCGGAAATAATTTCGCTGATATTATCCTGCCTGTTCCGATTCCGAGGATGTTCACCTATAAGATTCCCAAGAATCTGCAGCCCCAAATTCAAATCGGCCTGCGGGTAATCGTGCAGTTTGGGAAGAAAAAAGTCCTCACCGGAATCATCGGAAAAGTGCATAATAAGCCGCCTCAAGCCTATGAGGCAAAGCCGATTTTAGACATTTTGGACGACCAGCCTAGTGTTAATCCACTTCAAATTCGATTTTGGTTTTGGATGGCGGAGTACTATTTCTGCCATATCGGAGAGGTGATGTTTGCCTCGATACCCTCCGGACTCCGGCTTTCTTCCGAAAGTAAAATTCAGGCTAATCCAAATTTCGACCTTGAAACCAGCAAGTATCCGCTAGACGTCCGTGAGGAGAAAATCCTTGAGGCGCTCGAAAAAAAGGAAGAATTGAGCTATGAGGATTGTGAGGAAATCCTGGGTGTAAAAACGATTCACCCGATTTTAAAAAGCTTGGTTGCCAAAGAAGCCATTTTGATTTTTGAAAAAGTCCAAGAAAAATACACGCCAAAGGTAGAAACCCGAATTCGTCTCAAGGAAGAATTTGTCCAATCCAAAGGGGCATTGGAAGCGATTTTTGAGGCAGTTCAGGGAAAGCCCAAGCAGGAATCGATTCTCTTGAAATACCTACGAGATGTTCCTGTTTTCAATAAACCGAAGCTTAATGAAAAAGGAGTGGACAAGGCTTCTTTGCTCGAGGAGGGAGATTCTGAAAGTTCACTGAAAACGCTGATCAAAAACGGGGTCTTCGAAAGTTTCAAGCATGTCGTCAACCGCATCGATGAAGAGGAGGCTGAACGCGAGGCTTCCCTGCTATCTTCGACTCAGCAGGTCGCTTTCGATGAGATAAAGACTCATTTTGAATCGAAACAGTCGGTCCTCCTTCATGGAGTGACTGGATCAGGAAAGACAGAAATCTACATCAAACTGATTCAGGAAGTTTTAGAAAGTGGATCCCAGGTCCTGATGCTTTTGCCAGAAATCGCCTTGACGACTCAGATTGTAGGTCGATTGAAACAAGTCTTCGGTTCGCAAATGGGTGTTTACCATTCCAAGTATTCAGACAATGAGCGCGTGGAGGTTTGGAATGGAGTGCTTTCGGGACGTTTTCCATTTGTGGTTGGGGTGAGATCCTCGATTTTTCTTCCATTTGACAGTTTGGGTTTGGTGATTGTAGATGAGGAACATGAGCCGAGTTACAAGCAATTTGACCCAGCTCCGCGGTTTCATGCCCGAGATGCGGCAATTATGCTGGCCTATTTCCATCAAGCCAAGACCCTTTTGGGTTCAGCGACACCTTCTTTTGAATCCTATTACAATGCCAACCAGGGAAAATACGGCTATGTGCAGCTATCCCATCGATTTGGAGATGCGAGCCTTCCTGAGTTTTTCCTGTCCAATATTTCCGCCGATCGAAAAAAGAACTTGCTCAAACTGGATTCCACTCGGTTGCTTCGTGAAAAGATCCAACACGCGCTAGATCAGCAACAGCAGGTGATCATTTTCCAAAACCGAAGAGGCTATTCCCCTTACGTGCAATGTGAAGATTGTAGCTGGACTGGGCAATGCGTGCAGTGTGATGTAAGTCTGACTTACCATCAGTTTGCGGAGGAGTTGCGATGCCATTATTGTGGGTATAAGGAGAAAATTCCGAGTTCCTGCCCGGCCTGTGGAAGTACCCAGCTAAGTACCCAGGGAATGGGAACAGAGCGAATTGAAGAGTCTTTGAGTTTGTTATTTCCGGAAGCAAGAATGGGGCGGATGGATTTGGATACGACTCGGAGTAAGTATGGCTACCAGCGATTGTTGGACGAATTTGCAGCTGGCCAGATTGATATTTTGGTTGGCACTCAGATGATCACCAAGGGATTGGATTTTGGAAAGGTGACGGTCGTGGGGATTTGGGATGGAGATCGGATTTTGAATTTCCCTGATTTCCGGGCCGGAGAACGAGCCTATCAGCAAATTACGCAAGTGGCAGGAAGAGCAGGGCGTCGGGACATTCAGGGTCAGGTGGTGATTCAGAGTAGAAACCCCGATCAGGAGCTTTTTCAGAAGGTTATTCAGGGCGATTATTTTGAATTTTTCCGTCAGGAAATGATCGATCGAAAGAAGTACTATTATCCCCCATTTGTCAAGTTGGTCAAAATCACAACTCGGCATGCCGATGCAAAAACCGCCGAAAAAGCAGCTCACGCCCTCCATTACCAGATGGCGAATGTAGCGGTGAAAAAGATTGTTTTGGGTCCGGAAAAAGGAATTATTGCCCGTATCAAAAATCAATATCAGTACGAGAGCTTGATCAAACTGGACCGACAGGGTGCTACCCAATCGGTCTTCAAAGAAAACTTAGCCCGAATCATTGAAGAGCTTCAATCCGTTCCCGAATTCCGATCCGTTCGGTGGGTGGTGGATGTTGATCCTAGCTAA
- a CDS encoding RNA polymerase sigma factor → MNLTDAELIAGCKRRSRKHEELFFKRYYGYVMGISLSYAKSRDIALEITNDTFLKGFDSLQKIQEIPSPKAWLRRICVNTAIDYYRRHKKFQNHTEADGDTPVFDPVYAPDQMNYQELIRLIQHLPEDHQLVFNLYEVEGYSHREIAERLEITESSSRVYLTRAKTRLRQLIQNHFKEYAGR, encoded by the coding sequence TTGAATTTAACGGATGCCGAATTGATTGCCGGTTGCAAACGGCGGTCAAGAAAACATGAGGAGTTGTTTTTCAAACGCTACTATGGCTATGTCATGGGGATTAGTTTATCCTATGCCAAAAGCCGGGATATCGCTTTGGAAATCACCAATGACACCTTCCTCAAAGGCTTTGATTCGCTTCAAAAGATTCAGGAGATTCCTTCTCCCAAAGCATGGCTGAGAAGAATCTGCGTCAATACCGCCATCGACTATTACCGCCGCCACAAGAAATTTCAAAATCATACCGAAGCAGATGGAGACACTCCAGTCTTTGATCCGGTCTATGCGCCTGATCAGATGAACTATCAAGAATTGATTCGTCTGATTCAGCACTTGCCCGAGGATCATCAGCTGGTGTTTAATCTCTATGAAGTAGAAGGGTACAGCCATCGGGAAATCGCCGAGCGGTTGGAGATTACGGAGAGTTCTTCCCGCGTGTATCTCACTCGGGCCAAGACCAGGTTAAGACAATTGATTCAAAATCATTTTAAAGAATATGCAGGACGATAA
- a CDS encoding DUF4397 domain-containing protein, with protein sequence MKNPFQLLSRQTLGKLGLLAGTVVLATACLPELNSADLPPAAFVSVYNGAPDAPGVQISANSNLVNPVPLNYSEWLAYSAFYPGKRDFRFASFNSATSLLEREFELKADTVYSVFLVEEVDGYEAILTQDQWEDPTAAEAQLRLVHLSPDAGAVSLEVSGSATPVLSQAEFKSISDFSSLSPGSTTLTIKSADGENLISTGTLELKGNRVYTLILRGLKSEASGSKKLDLQLITNYIDF encoded by the coding sequence ATGAAGAACCCGTTTCAACTTTTATCCCGTCAAACTTTGGGAAAATTGGGACTTTTGGCCGGAACAGTGGTATTGGCGACGGCATGCTTACCAGAATTAAATTCTGCCGATCTACCGCCTGCCGCATTTGTTTCCGTCTACAACGGTGCTCCTGATGCACCGGGAGTACAGATTTCCGCCAATTCCAATCTAGTCAATCCTGTTCCGCTCAACTATTCGGAATGGCTGGCCTACAGCGCTTTTTATCCGGGAAAAAGAGATTTCCGATTTGCCTCCTTTAATTCGGCCACTTCGCTGTTGGAACGTGAATTTGAACTGAAGGCAGACACGGTCTACTCGGTGTTTTTGGTGGAAGAAGTGGATGGCTATGAAGCGATTTTAACGCAAGACCAATGGGAAGATCCGACTGCGGCAGAGGCTCAACTTCGACTGGTTCACCTTTCTCCCGATGCGGGAGCCGTGTCACTCGAAGTAAGTGGTAGTGCAACTCCGGTTCTCAGTCAAGCGGAATTCAAGTCCATCAGTGATTTCTCATCGCTCAGCCCAGGCTCCACCACCTTGACCATAAAGTCTGCGGATGGAGAAAACTTGATTTCTACCGGAACACTCGAATTGAAAGGCAATCGAGTGTACACGCTGATTTTACGCGGATTAAAAAGTGAAGCCAGCGGAAGCAAAAAGCTGGACCTCCAACTGATCACCAATTACATCGATTTCTAA
- a CDS encoding pyruvate kinase — protein MSTPLLEQISFELKSLQGSMLEASARFQDRISELAPVNINSARNLIHYLVLRNTAAQDLQYQLHELGLSSLASCESHTLRQIQVTLERLGVEINSPCPCTMTFGAQKIEDGRERLFGPKAADWSNSVMVTFDKSFLDQPEWILRLMQNGMTVARINCAHDDEKTWIQLVQAIRKVSKESGLSCAIHVDLAGPKLRTLLLKKGKSAGRVKLEPGQSLWLSDSGAGFSGKDVVISPQEEGVIGSLKVGERVYMDDGLILCRVEKMTDRGAKLLVERVSTKKFQLKNEKGMNFPDSSLAIPSLTEYDESCLSFVANYADTVGFSFVRMPSDIELLRDKLSKRTDREIPIILKIETREAVEHLPDLLLEGMRSPDFGVMIARGDLAVEVGFERLVEIQEEISWLCEAAHVPVIWATQVLESLHKSGVATRAEITDAGRAALAECIMINKGPHTLEVLRSLREIAHKSRAQKIKNRLIFRPLKIAERFFEVNK, from the coding sequence ATGTCTACTCCGCTGCTTGAGCAAATTTCCTTTGAACTGAAGAGCCTTCAAGGCTCCATGTTGGAGGCATCTGCTCGTTTTCAGGATCGTATTTCTGAATTGGCTCCCGTTAATATCAACTCTGCCCGAAATCTGATCCATTACTTGGTGCTTCGGAATACAGCGGCTCAGGACTTGCAGTATCAGCTTCATGAATTAGGCCTATCCTCCTTGGCAAGCTGCGAGAGTCATACCTTAAGACAAATTCAGGTGACTTTGGAGCGATTGGGAGTTGAGATTAATTCACCTTGTCCGTGTACGATGACTTTTGGCGCCCAAAAAATAGAGGATGGAAGAGAACGACTCTTTGGGCCGAAGGCTGCAGATTGGTCCAACTCGGTAATGGTGACCTTCGATAAGAGTTTTTTGGATCAGCCGGAATGGATTTTACGGCTGATGCAAAATGGCATGACTGTGGCCCGAATCAACTGTGCTCATGATGATGAAAAAACATGGATCCAATTGGTGCAGGCCATTCGAAAGGTTAGTAAGGAATCAGGTTTGTCCTGTGCGATCCATGTGGATTTAGCAGGTCCCAAGCTTCGAACCCTTTTGTTGAAAAAAGGAAAATCAGCGGGACGAGTCAAACTTGAGCCTGGACAATCGCTTTGGTTGAGCGATTCAGGGGCGGGTTTTTCTGGAAAAGACGTGGTGATCAGTCCACAGGAAGAGGGAGTGATTGGAAGTTTGAAAGTGGGAGAGCGTGTTTATATGGACGATGGATTGATTCTCTGTCGGGTAGAAAAAATGACCGATCGAGGAGCAAAACTTTTGGTGGAGCGCGTTTCTACCAAGAAGTTCCAACTGAAAAATGAAAAGGGGATGAATTTTCCCGATTCTAGTTTGGCGATTCCATCCCTAACCGAATACGACGAAAGCTGTTTATCCTTTGTGGCAAACTATGCCGATACAGTAGGTTTTTCATTTGTCCGGATGCCAAGCGATATTGAACTCCTTCGTGACAAGCTAAGCAAACGAACCGACCGGGAAATTCCAATTATTCTCAAAATCGAAACCCGAGAGGCCGTGGAGCATTTGCCTGATCTGTTATTGGAAGGGATGAGATCACCTGATTTTGGGGTGATGATCGCAAGGGGAGATTTGGCGGTGGAGGTAGGATTTGAGCGATTGGTAGAGATTCAAGAGGAAATTTCTTGGCTTTGCGAGGCCGCTCATGTGCCGGTGATTTGGGCTACACAGGTATTGGAATCCTTGCATAAGTCAGGGGTGGCAACCCGTGCTGAAATCACCGATGCCGGTCGGGCAGCCTTGGCTGAATGCATCATGATCAACAAAGGTCCACATACGCTGGAGGTTCTACGATCTCTCCGAGAAATCGCCCATAAAAGCCGAGCTCAAAAGATCAAGAACCGATTGATTTTCCGTCCATTGAAAATTGCAGAGCGATTTTTTGAGGTAAATAAGTAG
- a CDS encoding ion channel — MAKKTGDPFSKLEQERNRKDSGFGTATTSTRARLILPDGRFNVMRNGQSFSARLNLYHRLITMPVFEFVLVIALAYFLVNLVFAGIYYSIGLEHLSGIDEQTKFISPFWGAFFFSSQTLTTVGYGHISPLGSLTNVVAAIEALLGLMMFALITGLVYGRFSTPSPKILFSQHLLVSPYLDMNGLMFRVVNERNSQLINTSVNLMMSRNEADSTGKLIRKYYNLALERDFIQFFSTSWTVVHPITPESPFFNETPESLAASDTEILVALEGHNDAYSNSVHVRTSYLYSEFVWGRKFVPILSEKGNGYLIDLNKINETVEAPLNV, encoded by the coding sequence ATGGCTAAAAAGACGGGGGATCCTTTCTCCAAACTAGAGCAAGAGCGGAATCGGAAAGACTCAGGCTTTGGGACCGCGACTACCAGTACTCGGGCTCGTTTGATACTTCCCGATGGAAGGTTTAATGTTATGCGAAACGGGCAATCTTTTTCAGCTCGGCTCAATCTCTATCATCGATTGATTACCATGCCGGTCTTTGAATTTGTTTTGGTCATTGCTCTGGCGTATTTCCTGGTTAATCTGGTATTTGCAGGGATTTATTATTCGATAGGTCTCGAGCACCTCAGTGGGATAGATGAACAAACGAAATTTATTTCTCCGTTTTGGGGGGCATTTTTCTTCAGCAGCCAGACTTTGACTACAGTGGGTTATGGGCATATCAGTCCCCTGGGAAGCTTGACGAATGTGGTGGCGGCGATAGAAGCCTTGTTAGGATTAATGATGTTTGCCCTTATCACTGGCTTGGTTTATGGTCGATTTAGTACCCCAAGTCCAAAGATTTTATTTAGCCAGCATTTATTGGTTTCGCCGTACTTGGATATGAATGGATTGATGTTTCGTGTAGTCAATGAGCGAAATAGCCAACTGATCAATACTTCGGTGAATTTGATGATGAGTCGAAATGAGGCAGATAGCACGGGGAAATTGATTCGGAAATATTACAACTTAGCTCTGGAACGGGATTTTATTCAGTTTTTCTCCACAAGTTGGACGGTGGTCCATCCGATTACACCCGAAAGTCCATTTTTCAATGAAACCCCCGAAAGTTTGGCTGCATCGGATACTGAGATACTGGTTGCATTGGAAGGTCATAATGATGCCTATTCCAATTCAGTCCATGTCAGGACTTCCTATCTTTATTCTGAATTTGTCTGGGGGAGAAAGTTTGTGCCTATTTTATCCGAAAAAGGAAATGGATATCTAATCGATTTAAATAAGATTAATGAGACGGTTGAAGCCCCTTTAAATGTGTGA
- a CDS encoding xanthine dehydrogenase family protein molybdopterin-binding subunit, with product MATINKNLDRRSFLKVSALAGGGMMLSFSWLAGCKPTLEEELLAMPKEWFELNSYIKIGENGAVTLYSPNPEFGSNVKTSMPMILAEELDTDWKNVFVEQADFWPTRIERQFTGGSQGIRQGWTPLRTAGATARAMLIAAAAQTWNVPTAEITTSAGIIEHKGSGKKAHYGEMASLAATMEVPEEVTLKEISSFKIVGNSKKNVDGAKIVTGKPLFGIDHKVEGMKYAAIVHPPAFGMKLKSFDKSSVSGMSGIMDVFSINLFKDDYGRNFFDTATFPEIVAIVGNSTWEVMQAKKSLVVEWENAPEESFEIAGFGGRGNSKVTVPAGLENTNRHKERMAEYIQKPGNVVRRDGNPEEAFKKAAKVIEKTYSAPFLAHNTMEPMNCFADVKGDQAVIYGPTQAPEFIANTLASSLGIPKENIQINLARMGGGFGRRAYSHHMTEAALISQKIQAPVKMVYTREDDMSAGVYRPTYSATYRAALDENNNLLALHVKAGGIPETPLHANRFPAGAIDNYLAEAWQIESNITIGAFRAPRSNFIAAAEQSFLDELAEVMGKDPIEFRLELLKRAETNPVGENNDYDAKRYAGVLELVREKSNWTSPAPGVSRGVSAYFCHNSYVAEVVDTVIKDSKPVVEKVVAAVDCGIVVNPDAATNMGEGAIIDGIGNAFFGELAFENGAPNKTNFDKYRMIRHKEAPKSIEIHFVESQEDPTGLGEPFFPPVFAALANSLYKATGKRYYEQPFAPQLEMQNLKM from the coding sequence ATGGCAACTATCAATAAAAATTTAGATCGTAGATCATTTTTGAAAGTATCCGCCTTAGCGGGTGGAGGGATGATGCTCAGTTTTAGCTGGCTCGCCGGCTGCAAGCCTACTCTGGAGGAAGAGCTATTGGCGATGCCTAAAGAATGGTTTGAACTGAATAGCTATATCAAAATCGGAGAAAACGGAGCCGTTACGCTTTATTCTCCCAACCCGGAATTCGGTTCCAATGTCAAGACCTCCATGCCGATGATTTTGGCAGAGGAACTCGATACAGATTGGAAAAATGTATTCGTGGAGCAAGCTGACTTCTGGCCTACTCGAATCGAGCGTCAATTCACCGGAGGAAGTCAAGGAATTCGACAAGGTTGGACTCCACTTCGAACCGCCGGAGCAACAGCCCGGGCCATGCTGATCGCAGCAGCGGCACAAACCTGGAATGTACCCACTGCAGAAATCACCACTTCAGCTGGAATTATTGAACACAAAGGAAGTGGTAAAAAAGCCCATTATGGAGAAATGGCTTCTCTTGCTGCCACCATGGAGGTACCTGAGGAGGTTACGTTAAAAGAAATTTCTAGCTTCAAAATCGTCGGAAACTCCAAAAAGAATGTCGATGGTGCAAAAATCGTAACCGGAAAACCGCTTTTTGGAATTGACCACAAAGTAGAAGGAATGAAGTACGCGGCCATCGTACATCCTCCTGCTTTCGGAATGAAACTCAAATCTTTTGACAAAAGCTCAGTAAGTGGGATGTCTGGGATTATGGATGTCTTTTCGATCAACTTATTTAAAGACGACTACGGAAGAAATTTCTTTGACACCGCTACGTTCCCAGAGATTGTAGCCATAGTTGGAAATTCTACCTGGGAGGTGATGCAAGCCAAAAAGTCCTTGGTAGTCGAATGGGAAAATGCACCGGAAGAGAGCTTTGAAATAGCAGGATTCGGTGGTCGAGGCAATTCAAAAGTCACAGTGCCAGCGGGTCTAGAAAACACCAACCGTCATAAGGAACGAATGGCCGAGTACATCCAGAAGCCTGGCAACGTAGTTCGACGAGATGGAAATCCGGAAGAAGCCTTTAAAAAGGCAGCCAAAGTGATTGAAAAAACCTATTCAGCACCATTCTTGGCGCATAATACCATGGAACCGATGAACTGCTTTGCAGATGTCAAAGGAGATCAAGCGGTGATTTATGGTCCCACTCAAGCTCCAGAATTTATTGCCAACACTTTGGCAAGCAGCTTGGGGATTCCAAAAGAAAATATCCAAATCAATCTTGCCCGAATGGGAGGCGGATTTGGACGAAGAGCTTATAGCCACCACATGACCGAAGCAGCATTGATTTCTCAGAAAATTCAAGCTCCGGTAAAGATGGTCTACACGCGTGAAGATGATATGTCCGCTGGGGTGTATCGTCCTACTTATTCTGCCACATATCGGGCTGCATTGGATGAAAACAACAACTTGTTGGCACTGCATGTAAAAGCTGGCGGAATTCCTGAAACTCCCCTTCATGCCAACCGATTCCCTGCAGGAGCCATCGACAATTACTTGGCGGAAGCTTGGCAAATCGAATCCAACATCACCATTGGAGCATTCCGCGCACCACGATCCAACTTTATCGCAGCGGCTGAGCAAAGCTTCTTGGATGAATTAGCGGAAGTTATGGGCAAAGATCCCATCGAATTCCGTTTGGAATTGCTCAAGCGGGCAGAAACCAATCCGGTAGGTGAAAACAACGATTACGATGCTAAGCGCTATGCGGGAGTTCTCGAACTCGTGCGTGAAAAATCCAATTGGACCTCACCTGCACCAGGAGTAAGTAGAGGCGTCTCGGCGTATTTCTGTCACAATTCGTATGTCGCTGAAGTTGTAGACACGGTTATCAAAGACTCCAAACCAGTGGTAGAGAAAGTAGTCGCAGCAGTGGATTGCGGAATCGTCGTCAATCCGGACGCTGCCACCAATATGGGTGAAGGAGCTATTATCGATGGCATAGGAAACGCCTTCTTTGGTGAATTAGCCTTTGAAAATGGGGCACCTAACAAGACGAACTTTGATAAGTACCGAATGATTCGACATAAGGAAGCACCTAAGTCTATCGAAATTCACTTTGTGGAAAGTCAGGAGGACCCAACAGGATTGGGAGAACCTTTCTTCCCTCCTGTCTTCGCCGCCCTAGCCAACTCCTTGTACAAGGCAACCGGCAAGCGCTACTACGAGCAACCTTTTGCTCCGCAATTGGAGATGCAAAATTTGAAGATGTAA
- a CDS encoding (2Fe-2S)-binding protein: protein MALFNLTINGKSQQVDVDPSTPMLWVLRDHLDLVGTKFGCGIAQCGACTIHLDGNAIRSCQLPVSAAEGAQITTIEGLSENGDHPVQQAWLEHDVPQCGYCQAGQIMSAAALLAQNPNPSDTDIDNAMNGNICRCGTYTRIKAAIHTASKNL, encoded by the coding sequence ATGGCCCTTTTCAATCTAACAATCAATGGCAAATCCCAACAAGTCGATGTGGATCCAAGTACCCCCATGCTTTGGGTATTGAGAGATCACTTGGATTTGGTGGGTACTAAATTTGGTTGCGGTATCGCCCAATGCGGCGCCTGCACCATTCATTTGGACGGTAATGCAATACGCTCTTGCCAGCTTCCAGTTTCGGCAGCAGAAGGTGCTCAAATCACCACCATCGAAGGTCTTTCTGAAAATGGAGATCACCCTGTTCAGCAAGCTTGGCTGGAGCACGATGTCCCTCAGTGTGGTTATTGCCAAGCGGGTCAAATCATGAGTGCAGCAGCACTTTTGGCCCAGAATCCAAATCCTTCGGATACCGATATCGACAATGCGATGAATGGAAATATCTGCCGTTGCGGAACCTATACCCGAATCAAAGCAGCGATTCATACTGCCTCCAAAAACCTTTAA
- a CDS encoding Gfo/Idh/MocA family protein, whose translation MSKHSSASRRKFLQQLGATSLATAATPLLTLGAQEKAEERILHYERKISSNDTIRIGVIGYGVQGHFDLTTALKVPGVELAGICDLYTGRLENAKEQFGPDLYTTRNYKDLLDRPDIDAVLICSMDCWHAQMTLDALAKGKHVYIEKPMVSKISEGYPVMEAAKKSGKVLQVGSQRVSSIGYQKAKELLASGEIGQLNMVNAVYDRQSSIGAWEYTIPKDASAETTDWERFIEVTEKMEFDAKKFFWWRAFKEVGTGVAGDLFIHLLSGTHLITNSKGPETIFSTGQLSYWKDGRNLPDVMSGIMQYPDSPEHPGYLMTLQVNFISGTGGQEIIQLVGSEGVMTLKGNGLTVTHSILPEAPGFGGYDSLFTFSKQMQDEMRAEYDAKWTPEQRRRPTKEDIIFKAPDGYSDHLDHFTNFFDAIRTGNPVVEDAEFGFRAAAPALACNESYFDKKIIHWDPVNLKLK comes from the coding sequence ATGTCTAAGCATTCTTCTGCCTCTCGAAGAAAATTCCTTCAGCAATTAGGCGCAACCAGCCTAGCCACGGCCGCGACCCCTCTCCTTACGCTCGGAGCTCAAGAAAAAGCCGAAGAACGGATCCTCCACTATGAGCGCAAGATTTCCTCCAACGATACCATTCGAATCGGAGTAATCGGCTACGGCGTTCAAGGACATTTTGATTTAACTACAGCGCTCAAAGTTCCCGGCGTAGAACTAGCCGGAATTTGTGATTTATACACTGGTCGGTTAGAAAATGCCAAAGAGCAATTTGGCCCCGATTTATACACGACCAGAAATTATAAGGATTTACTCGACCGACCGGATATTGATGCGGTATTGATTTGCTCGATGGATTGTTGGCATGCTCAGATGACCTTGGATGCCTTGGCCAAAGGAAAGCATGTGTACATCGAGAAACCGATGGTTTCGAAAATTTCCGAAGGTTATCCCGTGATGGAAGCCGCCAAAAAATCTGGCAAAGTACTTCAAGTAGGAAGCCAGCGAGTCAGCAGCATTGGCTATCAAAAAGCTAAAGAACTTCTAGCGTCAGGAGAAATCGGACAATTGAATATGGTGAATGCCGTCTACGATCGGCAAAGCTCAATTGGTGCTTGGGAATACACCATTCCAAAGGATGCCAGCGCAGAAACGACCGATTGGGAGCGATTTATCGAAGTGACGGAAAAAATGGAGTTTGACGCTAAGAAATTCTTCTGGTGGAGAGCTTTCAAGGAAGTTGGAACCGGCGTTGCTGGGGATTTATTTATCCACCTGCTTAGTGGCACTCATTTGATCACCAATTCCAAAGGCCCTGAAACGATCTTCAGCACGGGTCAACTTAGCTATTGGAAGGATGGAAGAAATCTTCCAGACGTCATGTCAGGAATCATGCAATATCCCGATAGCCCAGAGCATCCAGGCTATTTGATGACCTTGCAGGTAAACTTTATCAGTGGAACAGGAGGACAGGAAATCATCCAGTTGGTCGGTTCGGAAGGAGTCATGACACTCAAGGGAAATGGACTGACCGTAACGCATAGCATTTTACCAGAAGCACCAGGATTTGGAGGTTATGATTCCTTGTTTACTTTCTCCAAACAGATGCAAGATGAAATGCGCGCTGAGTATGATGCCAAATGGACACCCGAGCAGCGAAGACGCCCAACCAAAGAAGACATTATCTTCAAAGCTCCGGATGGGTACAGCGATCACTTGGATCACTTTACCAACTTCTTTGATGCGATCCGAACTGGAAATCCAGTAGTTGAGGATGCGGAGTTTGGATTCCGGGCTGCTGCTCCTGCTTTAGCCTGTAACGAAAGTTATTTTGATAAAAAAATCATCCACTGGGACCCGGTAAATCTGAAGTTGAAGTAA